AAGGACATTGAGGCCTTCTGCCGCCAACACCTGGCCGCTTACAAGGTGCCCCGTATCATTGTCTTCCGGGAAAGCCTCCCCAAGTCCAGCGTGGGGAAGATCCTGAGGCGGGAGCTCAGGGAGGAGTTCGCCAAAAGGCAAGGCTAACCCCGGGCCCGCGCCACCGCCTCCCTAAAGGCGGCCACCGCCTTATCCACCTCCTCGAGGGTGGTGGTGCGGCCCAGGGAAAAGCGCAGGGAGGCCTTGGCCTCCTTGGGGGAGCGGCCCAGGGCCAGGAGGACGTGGGAGGGCTCGAGGCTTCCCGCCGAGCAGGCGGAGCCCGAGGAAACCGCTACCCCGAGGAGGTCCATGGCGAGGAGCAAGGCCTCCCCGTCCGCCCCCTTCACGGTGACGTTCGTCAGGTGGGGCAGGCGGGCCGTGGGGTGGCCATTCCGCTCCACCCCGGGCACGGCGAGGAGGCCGGCCTCGAGGCGGTCCCTTAGGGCGGCGAGGCGCGGGGCTTCCTCGGGCAGGAGCCTAAAAGCCTTCTCCAAGGCCACCGCCATGCCCCAGGCCAGGACCGGGCTCGGCGTCCCCCCCCGCCTCCCCCCCTCCTGGCTTCCCGGCACCAAGGGGACGAGGTCCACCCCCTGGCGCACCAGAAGCGCCCCCACCCCCTTGGGCCCGTAAAACTTGTGGGCGCTTAGGGAAACCAGATCCGCCCCCACCTCGTCGGCCCGGAAGGGGATGTGGCCCACCGCCTGCACGGCGTCCGTGTGGAAGAGAACCCCCTGGGCGTGGGCCACCTGGGCGATCTCCCGGATGGGGTAAAGGGTCCCCACCTCGTTGTTGGCGGCCATGACGCTCACCAGGATGGTCTCGGGCCTAAGAGCCTCCGCCACCTGCTCGGGGTAGACGAGGCCAAAGCGGTCGGGCTTTAGGCGGGTTACGGCGAAGCCCAGGCGCTCCAGAAGCCTTAGGGCCCCGAGGACCGCCGAGTGCTCCACCTCGGTGCTCACCACGTGCCCCCGCCCCTTGGCCAAGGCCACCCCCAAAAGGGCCAGGGCGTCCGCTTCCGAGCCTCCGCTGGTGAAGACCACCTCCCGGGGCCTCACCCCCAGGAGGGAGGCCACCTTCTCCCGTGCCCCCTCCAAGACCCGCCGGGCCTCCTGGCCGTAGCGGTGGATGCTGGAGGGGTTGCCAAAGGCCTCCTCCACCTCCCGCATGGCCTCCCGCACCTCGGGGTCCAGGGGGGTGGTGGCGGCGTGGTCCAGGTAGATCCCGCGCACCTCCTTAGGCTACCCGGTGGGCTCCAGTTGGATCAGGCGCCTCGCCTCTATGAGCTTCCGCTCCTCAATGAGGTCCTTCAGGGTGGTCCCCCCCAGGACCTGGCGCATGGCCAGGTCCACCCGCTTCCAAAGGAGCTCCGTGGAGCACTGCCCCACCTTGGCGCAACTCTCTGGGTCCTCAATGCAGGAAACGGGGGCCAGGCTTCCCTCCAGGGCCTCCACCACCTCCAAGGCGGTGACCCGCTCCGGGGGGCGGGCCAGGCGGTACCCCCCCTTGGCCCCCCGCACGGAGCGGATGAAGCCCGCACGGCGGAGCTGGGCGGCGATCTGCTCCAGGTAGTGCTGGCTGATGCCCTGGGCCTCGGCCACCTCCTTGAGGGGCACCGCCTCGGGGGCGCGGAGGCCGATCTCCACCAGGGCCCTCAGGCCATACTGGGCCTTCGTGGACACCCACATGCCCTCAGTATACCCCTATTTGCCGTGCGGAAATAGCGCTTTTGTGAAGGCGAGGGCAAAGAGGGCCGCCTGGGCCAGGACCACGCTGGCCCCGCTCGGCCAGTCCAGGAGGAAGGAGAGGAAAAGCCCCAGGAGGGTGGAAAGGACGGCGAAGAGAAGGGAAAGGAGGGTCATGCGGGCGAAGGTGGAGGCCAGAAGCCTGGCCGCCGCCCCGGGGATGACCAAGAAGGCCGCCACCAAAAGCGCCCCCACCACCTTCACCGCCAGGACCAGGCTCACGGCGATGAAGCCGGAAAGGAGGTAGTCGTGGAAGACCACGGGCAGGCGGTCCGCCAGGGCAAGCTCCCGGTCCAAGGTGGCGTAGGCCAGGGCCCCCCAAAGGGGCAGGAGGAAAAGCCCCAAGAGGCCGAGAAGCC
The sequence above is a segment of the Thermus hydrothermalis genome. Coding sequences within it:
- a CDS encoding RrF2 family transcriptional regulator, with protein sequence MWVSTKAQYGLRALVEIGLRAPEAVPLKEVAEAQGISQHYLEQIAAQLRRAGFIRSVRGAKGGYRLARPPERVTALEVVEALEGSLAPVSCIEDPESCAKVGQCSTELLWKRVDLAMRQVLGGTTLKDLIEERKLIEARRLIQLEPTG
- a CDS encoding cysteine desulfurase family protein produces the protein MRGIYLDHAATTPLDPEVREAMREVEEAFGNPSSIHRYGQEARRVLEGAREKVASLLGVRPREVVFTSGGSEADALALLGVALAKGRGHVVSTEVEHSAVLGALRLLERLGFAVTRLKPDRFGLVYPEQVAEALRPETILVSVMAANNEVGTLYPIREIAQVAHAQGVLFHTDAVQAVGHIPFRADEVGADLVSLSAHKFYGPKGVGALLVRQGVDLVPLVPGSQEGGRRGGTPSPVLAWGMAVALEKAFRLLPEEAPRLAALRDRLEAGLLAVPGVERNGHPTARLPHLTNVTVKGADGEALLLAMDLLGVAVSSGSACSAGSLEPSHVLLALGRSPKEAKASLRFSLGRTTTLEEVDKAVAAFREAVARARG
- a CDS encoding AMP-binding enzyme, whose protein sequence is KDIEAFCRQHLAAYKVPRIIVFRESLPKSSVGKILRRELREEFAKRQG